Proteins from a genomic interval of Trichoderma breve strain T069 chromosome 2, whole genome shotgun sequence:
- a CDS encoding exonuclease domain-containing protein, translating to MAPFPCGVCKKKFNTRPRIISHALETGHNANQCCRVCLRWFQSTSAFAAHAKSAAHLEEEAKQSQSLSASVTDSKETSTDAIDSKETLTDAPPPVQLQFGDVCYTCLTHQQQDEVFNQLSAKCHSVEILEKEGYILDVEKGPATKKQKPRPSLADFQQTPPIQPATIKRRAVVVDCEMSETSDGSDELVSLYVMDFLTGETLIDSLVIPSRTITDWRAKIHGIDATIISEAAAHKNALHGWAAARDELWKYIDESTILVGQSVLFDFEALRLIHMRVVDSAILATEAVFNKTGKKYRKPRRRWGLQELCEKFLGIQIRNGHGIHSNMEDVLAAREVVLQCLLKPEHFKDWADKAREDFWKPKEGSKNQKKKKTKEPTHQIAKQAAPALETIEDSEDIYYILDDDDISYDFEDVGGYCMERDWFINFGADIAYY from the coding sequence ATGGCGCCATTTCCCTGCGGCGtttgcaaaaagaaatttaaCACTAGACCTCGCATAATCAGCCATGCACTCGAGACTGGCCATAATGCGAATCAATGTTGCCGAGTGTGCTTGCGATGGTTTCAAAGCACCAGTGCTTTTGCAGCCCATGCAAAATCAGCAGCCCACctcgaagaggaagcaaagCAATCACAGTCTCTAAGCGCATCAGTCACCGATAGCAAAGAGACTTCAACAGATGCGATCGATAGCAAAGAGACTTTAACAGATGCGCCGCCTCCCGTACAATTGCAATTTGGAGATGTCTGTTACACATGCCTTACACATCAGCAGCAAGATGAGGTCTTCAATCAGCTCTCTGCTAAATGTCATTCCGTCGAGATTCTTGAGAAAGAAGGCTATATACTTGATGTTGAGAAAGGACCGGCAacgaagaagcaaaagccaCGGCCAAGCCTAGCAGACTTTCAACAGACACCACCGATTCAGCCGGCTACTATCAAGCGGCGAGCTGTTGTAGTTGACTGTGAGATGTCAGAGACATCTGACGGATCCGATGAGCTGGTCAGCCTCTACGTGATGGACTTCTTGACTGGCGAGACCCTGATCGATTCATTAGTTATCCCTTCTCGGACGATCACCGACTGGAGAGCAAAGATTCACGGTATAGACGCTACGATCATAAGCGAGGCAGCAGCACACAAAAACGCTTTGCACGGTTGGGCCGCTGCGCGCGACGAGCTGTGGAAGTACATCGACGAGAGTACAATCCTTGTCGGACAATCAGTACTATTTGACTTTGAGGCTCTCCGCTTAATCCACATGCGTGTCGTGGACTCGGCAATACTCGCAACAGAGGCTGTCTTTAACAAGACGGGGAAGAAATATAGGAAACCGCGCCGACGGTGGGGACTCCAGGAACTGTGTGAAAAATTTCTCGGTATCCAAATACGCAACGGACACGGGATACACAGCAATATGGAAGATGTTCTAGCTGCCAGAGAGGTTGTGCTGCAGTGCTTGCTAAAGCCAGAGCACTTCAAGGATTGGGCGGATAAGGCGCGAGAAGACTTTTGGAAGCCCAAAGAAGGCAGCAAGaatcagaagaagaagaagaccaaggagCCGACTCATCAAATCGCTAAACAAGCAGCCCCAGCGCTTGAAACGATTGAGGACTCTGAGGatatttattatattctcgacgatgatgatattTCTTATGATTTTGAGGATGTCGGAGGCTATTGCATGGAACGGGATTGGTTCATTAACTTTGGCGCCGACATTGCTTATTATTAA